From Macaca mulatta isolate MMU2019108-1 chromosome 1, T2T-MMU8v2.0, whole genome shotgun sequence, the proteins below share one genomic window:
- the LOC100423543 gene encoding late cornified envelope protein 3C yields MSCQQNQQQCQSLPKCPSPKCPPKSPAQCLPPASSGCALNSRGCGPSSEGGCCLSHHRHRRSHRCRRQRSNSCDRGSVQKGGGSCCGHGSGGCC; encoded by the coding sequence ATGTCCTGCCAGCAGAACCAGCAGCAGTGCCAGTCCCTGCCCAAGTGCCCCTCACCCAAGTGCCCCCCAAAGAGCCCAGCACAGTGTCTGCCTCCAGCCTCTTCTGGCTGTGCTTTAAACTCCAGGGGCTGTGGCCCCAGCTCTGAAGGTGGCTGCTGCCTGAGCCACCACAGACACCGCAGGTCCCATCGATGCCGGCGCCAGAGATCCAACTCCTGTGACAGAGGCAGTGTTCAGAAAGGTGGGGGCTCCTGCTGTGGCCATGGCTCTGGGGGCTGCTGCTGA